CACCATCTGTGTACCGCTCGTTACGGTAACATAAAGCGCTAGCTGCTGGGCACGTGTCGTATGGACCCGGTTAGTTGGTTTTTCTTCAATCTGCACGTCAAAAATACCAGGATTGTAATCAATCGGACCAGCCATCATCCGGGTAAATGGAAGAATCGTTAAATGGTCGGGAGGACTGCCTTCACTCCAGGCATTGTATTCCATACCCATGACTCCTTCACGGCTCATCCAGTTGGGATACGTCCGCTCAAGTCCGGTCGATTTGATCGGTTCATGTGTATCAATCATAATATGATGCTCGGCGGCTCTTTTTACAGCGTTATTATAGTGGTTCACCATATACTGTCCGTGGTGTTTTTGCCCGACTGGGTCTTTAATGCCGTTATCAGCCACATAGCCGCTTTTTATCGCATTGATCCCCAAGCTTTCATAAAGGTTATAAGCGTCTTCCATTTGGTCTTCATAGTTTTGTATATCACCGCTCGTTTCATTATGGGCGATGTATTCAACACCATTTTGTTCGGCATAATTGACGACTTCTTTTAAGTCAAAGTCAGGATAAGACTCTGTAAAACTGAACTGATCTCCATTTTCGGTCCAGTCGCCGTCCCAGCCTTCATTCCAGCCCTCCACTAAGAGGCCGATGTTATTGTTTTCGCTGTCTAAATAGTTGTGGGCAAAATCGATGTATTTTTTGGCATTTTCGGTGGTGGCTCCGTGTTTTGGACCGGACGCCCAGGTGGATTTGTCGATGTGCATTTCCCACCAGATGCCCATGTATTTCATTGGTTTGATCCAAGAGGTGTCTTTATAATCGGTTGGTTCGTTTAAATTGAGGATCATGTCGGACTCCACTAAGTCACCAGCGGTATCCCCCATCTGCACGGTGCGCCACGGCGTCTCGACAGGAAGAGAATCTTTTTTCACCTTGACGTCGCTGTCCGGCCACGGGGCCAGGATGCTCTTCAACGACGTTTCTGTTCCTTCCTCTGCTTTGAGTGCCATACCTGAATAATCGATTAAAGCGGCTTCGTGAACGGTGAGATGTACCCCGTCAGGAGTTTTCATAGTTAATGGGGTGCTGACTTCGTCTACGTCACTTAAAGGGGTCTGATGGTAGTTGTATTCGTAGCTGTCCCAATCATTTGGAATCCACCATGAGGTATTGTTATCGGAAAAGCTGAACTCCGTATCTTCTGAAACGATCTGCAGGTTTTCATCGACATTCGGCTGTTTTGGAATCACATAACGGAAGCCGACGCCATCGTCGTAGACACGAAAGACGAGATTCAGCTTCCGCTGCTGGCCGGATTTTTCCTGCAATTCTACGGTTAATTCGTTGTAATGATTGGTAATGCTGGATTTTTCACCCCAGACAGGTTTCCAAGTATGATTAAACGTTTTCACAGAGGTATTCACGATTTCAAAATTGTTGTCCATGGGATCTTGATTTTTAAAATGAAATCCGAGAGAGGAAGGGTCAATCCTCTTCTTTCCTTTGTAAGTAATTTGGTATTGCGGAGTGCCATCTTCTTGGAGTGAGACTTTCACTGCTATGTTTTTGTCTGGAGAACTCATTGATGTGTCAGCCCCGTCTGCATGAGCGGTAAGGGGGAGAGACAGAAATAAGCAAAGCACGAGCAGACAGCCTAGTAAGGATTTGTTTTTTACCATAATACCCTCCTTAGTTAATCTTCCTGAACGACGGTCAGTGTGATCGGAAGCTGAATGGGTGCACCTCCCTTTCCTTGTAAATAATGTAAGCGCATACAACGTCACTATAACACGGATGAACGCGAAAAATAGAAAGAGCAATCTGCATTTTTTTGAGGTGAATCAGCATTATTTTGTGGTTTGTGTCTTATGTAGTTCCTTGGAATGACGGGAAACTAGTGAAAATAAAAGTCTTTTGATCGATATGAAAGACTAAGGACCTATTCGTTTAAATAGGCGGGGATGTGGAGAGACTTCCTATTAGCGAATGGAAAGGCGTGAGAAGTATGGAAACGACCCAGCTGCTGATTCGGCTGCTGCTTTCCTTTATTGTGCTTTTAACTTTGACGAGAATGATGGGAAGAAAAGAAATCAGCCAAATGACATTCTTTAATTTTGTATCAGCGATTTCCATTGGAACGATCGGGGGCTCCTTGATCACCGACAGGAGCTTAACGATTTTTAATGGGGTGCTTGCTCTTGTTGGCTGGTCCTTGTTTACGGTGATTATGGGATGGGTGGATATTAAGTCGAGGCCAGCACGGAAATTTATAACCGGCGAACCGATTGTCTTAATTAAGAACGGTGTATTGAATGAAAAAGCACTGCGGAAAACCCGGCTCGATCTTGATTCTCTTCGGGTACTGCTAAGAAGGGAAAAAGTATTTTCTGTTTCTGATGTGGATTATGCTATTTTCGAAACGAATGGCAAGCTGTCTGTATTAAAAAAGATTAATAAACAGCCGGCCGCCAAGGAAGACATTCAAACCTCCCTTTCGCCCGAACCGACACCGCCTCCGCCTCCGCTGGATACGGCCATTATATCCGATGGGAAAGTGCTGCTTGACAATTTAGATCTGTTTAATCTTGATGTGAATTGGTTGAAACAGCAGTTGAACAGTCACAACATTGAGTCGCCAAAGCAGGTGTTTTATGCGGAGCTCGAAGGCAACGGGAATCTTTACATTAGCAAAAAGGCTTAACTTGCAGGAAGAACCTTCTGCAAGTTTTTTGCGTTCTAGGGCAGGTAATTCCTCACATAAAAAAGGCTGCCGATTTTATCGACAGCCTTGGGAATCACATCGCTTCTTTGATACCTTTTTTTACTAACAGCCAGTTGGCCGGGTAGCTTGTTAAGAAGCCTAAAATCATCGCGATCTGCATCATGAACCAGTACGTCGCTTCATGAGGTTTTGGTGGTGTAGGGAACAATAGATAGTGAACGATCGCCATCCAGCCGAACATGCCGACTTCAAAAGCAATCAGCGAAAAGGAATCGGCTTTAATGGTTTCTTTCAAAGCGTTCATCATGCCTTGTTCTTTATTCATAGGGTAGATCGCATAAAATTGAAAAATCACCCCGAAAATATAAGCCAATATAAATTCAATCGTGTAGTGCGCAAATAATGTAGAGCCTGCAATCATTATACCCGTAAGGGCGACGATCGGTACCCCGACGGCGTCCCCAAAGGAACAGCCGGCAGCACAGTGGCTCGTAGATACAAATACTTGCGCCCCTTCACCTCTATTATCCTCTTTATCAAGGTTTTTCGCTTTTAAGCGCCCCCATTTAAAGTAAGCCCATAAAGCAAACGGTCCGAA
This Halobacillus salinarum DNA region includes the following protein-coding sequences:
- a CDS encoding DUF4396 domain-containing protein — translated: MLEVISWIFLAIGILSSLIIVIDIIRHPQMMAIMNLVWPLNGWFFGPFALWAYFKWGRLKAKNLDKEDNRGEGAQVFVSTSHCAAGCSFGDAVGVPIVALTGIMIAGSTLFAHYTIEFILAYIFGVIFQFYAIYPMNKEQGMMNALKETIKADSFSLIAFEVGMFGWMAIVHYLLFPTPPKPHEATYWFMMQIAMILGFLTSYPANWLLVKKGIKEAM
- a CDS encoding DUF421 domain-containing protein encodes the protein METTQLLIRLLLSFIVLLTLTRMMGRKEISQMTFFNFVSAISIGTIGGSLITDRSLTIFNGVLALVGWSLFTVIMGWVDIKSRPARKFITGEPIVLIKNGVLNEKALRKTRLDLDSLRVLLRREKVFSVSDVDYAIFETNGKLSVLKKINKQPAAKEDIQTSLSPEPTPPPPPLDTAIISDGKVLLDNLDLFNLDVNWLKQQLNSHNIESPKQVFYAELEGNGNLYISKKA